The Rhopalosiphum maidis isolate BTI-1 chromosome 1, ASM367621v3, whole genome shotgun sequence genome has a segment encoding these proteins:
- the LOC113561135 gene encoding pyridoxal-dependent decarboxylase domain-containing protein 1 has protein sequence MLSPDAVNETRSDVQVPDHDVEHSPFMELHDQFMQTLDNLDNNQSNTQLTSHALPLGSKTFCDILASLQTLVLTQNKKENGEGYEESALPVLQDLDKFSLTSYSLSYYISHCLPNEQTVPVLSLVNKSTTIWISRLFQFSNCGAFYTENMILSYERVVLLALHRMFGPEYLNLSEFPIVYCTPDPVLVGTIKRTALQIGMNEKCVQIIPCLSNVLSPYKADLGALETNIKTDIENHRKPLIVFARAGAHVTGQMDDIVNLKELCNKYNIWLHLSGDNLSGLALATFKTKSSNLSDSMTLTPSIWLNISALPVITLFDKQYTSTEILNIYKSKCLPIWTCFQALGHDALVLRIQQKFEICHRIHSLVKRYDCLRILCETNDHNSESNDETVADIIANQENIPDLLHNLSSCLVIQFAPKDCNQRVSPYYDKLNSWLGQVLEREIPEAPLELCEIETLGVVVAFSPFTVLNSLVTEDDWETFSICLDQHIEILLATVDYKEKLTGLIANLPSLEYVEIDDWAGLGAVRYVPQLWKSSDQQLATDQDKQDLNRLNVRIVQQLRSIDAAFSLGEGSDGLACVRFGMVTADTDVAELLSLVQSTGRKEEESTKYIDSMAKLVKKGIETATVDLKKETEEKIWQEGILRHVPVFGNLVNWWSPPAKNAVKGRWLDLEAGVVRSTEVIYEKKAQIEESDGNENVTVAADDVPME, from the exons ATGTTATCACCTGACGCGGTCAATGAGACGAGATCTGATGTCCAAGTCCCGGATCATGAT gttGAACATTCTCCTTTTATGGAATTACATGATCAGTTCATGCAGACTTTGGATAATCTAGACAATAACCAATCAAATACCCAGCTGACGTCTCATGCCCTACCTTTGGGTTCCAAGACGTTTTGTGATATTCTGGCATCGTTACAA ACTCTGGTGTTAACTCAAAACAAAAAGGAAAATGGAGAAGGCTATGAAGAAAGTGCTCTTCCTGTTCTTCAAGACCTGGACAAATTCAGTTTGACATCATATTCTCTAAGCTATTACATAAGTCACTGTCTTCCAAATGAACAGACTGTGCCTGTTTTGTCTTTGGTCAATAAGTCTACAACTATATGGATATCAAGATTATTTCA attttcaaaCTGTGGAGCATTTTATAcagaaaatatgatattaagcTATGAAAGAGTGGTACTGCTTGCTTTGCACCGCATGTTTGGTCCAGAATACCTTAATCTATCCGAATTTCCAATAGTTTATTGTACCCCAGATCCAGTATTGGTTGGTACAATAAAAAGAACTGCCTTGCAA atcGGAATGAATGAAAAATGTGTTCAAATCATACCATGCCTATCAAATGTGCTAAGCCCATACAAAGCAGACTTAGGAGCATTAGAAACTAACATCAAAACTGATATTGAAAACCATAGAAAACCTCTTATTGTTTTTGCAAGAGCGg GTGCGCACGTTACTGGTCAGATGGATGATATTGTAAACCTTAAAGAATTAtgcaataaatacaatatttggtTACACTTATCTGGTGATAATTTATCAGGACTGGCCTTGgcaacatttaaaacaaaa agTTCTAATCTATCTGATAGTATGACATTAACGCCAAGCATTTGGTTGAATATTTCTGCGCTGCCTGTTATT ACtttatttgataaacaatatacaagtacagaaatattgaatatttacaaaagtaAATGTTTACCTATTTGGACATGTTTTCAA gctTTAGGACATGATGCGCTAGTGCTAAgaatacaacaaaaatttgaaatttgtcaCCGTATTCATAGTTTGGTTAAACGTTATGATTGTTTGAGGATTTTG tGTGAAACTAATGATCATAACAGTGAATCTAATGATGAAACAGTTGCTGACATTATTGCTAATCAAGAGAATATTCCA GATCTATTACACAACTTATCGAGTTGTCTTGTCATCCAATTTGCACCAAAAGACTGTAACCAAAGAGTTTCTCCttattatgataaactaaATTCTTGG TTAGGTCAAGTGTTGGAGCGAGAAATTCCTGAAGCACCTTTAGAATTGTGTGAAATTGAAACCCTTGGTGTTGTAGTAGCGTTTTCTCCTTTTACTGTTTTGAATTCACTAGTAACTGAAGATGATTGGGAAACGTTTAGCATTTGTTTGGATCAACATAtt gaAATTTTACTAGCTACAGTtgattataaagaaaaactgACAGGACTTATAGCCAATCTGCCATCACTTGAATACGTTGAAATCGATGACTGGGCAGGACTTGGTGCTGTAAGGTATGTGCCACAACTGTGGAAATCATCTGACCAACAATTGGCCACTGATCAGGATAAACAAGATTTAAATCGACTAAATGTAAGAATTGTGCAGCAGCTCCGTTCAATTGATGCTGCATTTTCATTAG GCGAAGGAAGTGACGGATTAGCCTGTGTTCGTTTTGGTATGGTCACAGCTGATACAGATGTAGCTGAATTATTGTCTCTGGTCCAAAGTACTGGGCGTAAAGAAGAAGAATCAACCAAATACATTGATTCAATGGCCAAACTTGTAAAAAAag gcATAGAAACTGCAACTGTAGacttaaaaaaagaaactgaAGAAAAAATATGGCAAGAAGGTATTTTAAGACATGTACCAGTTTTTGGGAACTTAGTTAACTGGTGGTCTCCACCGGCCAAAAATGCAGTGAAAGGTCGATGGTTAGATTTGGAGGCAGGCGTGGTTCGTTCTACTGAAGTAATATATGAAAAGAAGGCACAAATAGAAGAGTCAGATGGCAATGAGAATGTAACTGTTGCGGCTGATGATGTGCCAATGGAGTAA